From the Methanooceanicella nereidis genome, one window contains:
- a CDS encoding YwbE family protein, which yields MNGQYRKDVKIGLEVDIVLKEDQRTGKRTRGIVKEILTNSSHHPHGIKVRLQNGQVGRVQEIIGPKTG from the coding sequence ATGAATGGCCAGTATAGAAAGGATGTCAAAATAGGCCTCGAAGTCGACATAGTGTTGAAGGAAGACCAGCGCACGGGTAAAAGAACAAGAGGCATAGTAAAAGAGATACTGACGAACTCATCCCATCATCCGCACGGTATTAAAGTAAGGTTACAGAACGGGCAGGTCGGAAGAGTGCAGGAGATCATCGGCCCTAAAACTGGCTAA
- a CDS encoding quaternary amine ABC transporter ATP-binding protein — protein sequence MENSGVEERKVKVKVEDLSKIFGQKPQKALELLKKGNKKKEIFEKTGQNVAVNNVSFEVYEGEIFVLMGLSGCGKSTLLRCINRLIEPTAGKLFIDGQNVLDMNEEKLRELRRKKLGMIFQSFALLPHRTVLDNVAFGLEIQGMPVSERRQKATEAIKLVGLQGYEMSKPSELSGGMQQRVGLARALASDVDILLMDEAFSALDPLIRRNMQDELIELQERVNKTIIFVSHDLDEALKLGNRIALMKDGCIVQVGTAEEILTKPSTKFVEKFVESVDMAKVLTAKDVMKRPEPLLALDSGPTNALRLMKEYGISSVFVVAKTRQHKGLIVVDDAMRAKEDNRPIQDILIKDAPVVTPDTPVSEIIPKIADSKYPIGVVDSSGKIKGIIVRGSVLAALARMEVDAL from the coding sequence ATGGAAAATTCAGGGGTAGAAGAGAGAAAAGTAAAGGTCAAAGTAGAGGATCTATCAAAAATTTTCGGGCAAAAACCTCAGAAGGCACTTGAATTGCTTAAAAAAGGCAATAAAAAAAAGGAAATTTTTGAAAAAACCGGACAGAACGTCGCGGTCAATAACGTCTCCTTCGAAGTATATGAGGGAGAAATATTCGTACTTATGGGATTATCCGGATGCGGAAAGTCCACGCTTCTTCGCTGCATAAACCGTCTCATTGAGCCTACGGCAGGCAAATTGTTCATAGACGGGCAAAATGTCCTGGATATGAATGAAGAGAAGCTGAGAGAACTGCGGAGAAAGAAGCTCGGCATGATATTCCAGAGTTTCGCGCTCCTGCCCCACCGCACAGTCCTCGACAACGTCGCTTTCGGCCTTGAGATACAGGGCATGCCTGTCAGCGAGCGCCGCCAGAAAGCAACGGAGGCCATCAAGCTTGTCGGGCTCCAGGGTTACGAGATGAGCAAACCTTCGGAGCTTAGCGGCGGGATGCAGCAGCGTGTCGGCCTTGCAAGGGCGCTCGCAAGCGACGTCGATATCCTTTTGATGGACGAGGCGTTCAGCGCTCTCGACCCGCTTATCAGGCGAAATATGCAGGATGAGCTGATCGAGCTTCAGGAAAGGGTGAACAAGACCATCATTTTCGTCAGCCACGATCTGGACGAGGCGTTAAAGCTCGGGAACCGGATAGCACTGATGAAGGACGGGTGCATAGTCCAGGTCGGAACGGCAGAAGAGATACTTACAAAGCCGAGCACAAAATTCGTCGAAAAATTCGTAGAGAGTGTCGACATGGCTAAAGTGCTGACCGCAAAGGACGTCATGAAAAGGCCGGAACCTTTGCTGGCGCTTGACTCCGGGCCCACTAACGCCCTGCGCCTGATGAAAGAGTACGGCATATCCAGCGTATTCGTCGTAGCAAAGACGCGACAGCATAAAGGCCTCATTGTGGTCGACGATGCGATGCGGGCAAAAGAGGATAACAGGCCTATTCAGGACATACTCATCAAGGATGCGCCGGTTGTCACGCCGGATACGCCCGTATCTGAGATCATCCCTAAGATCGCGGATTCAAAATACCCGATAGGAGTGGTCGATTCGTCCGGAAAGATCAAGGGCATCATTGTAAGAGGTTCCGTGCTGGCAGCTCTTGCCCGCATGGAGGTGGATGCCTTATGA
- a CDS encoding ABC transporter permease has translation MMVPKIPIGEFIEILVDWIDTNLGWLLDGISAGLDFFVSGFQDILLLIPAPVLILIIAAIVWFVTKKDIKIVILTALGLLLVWNLQLWPEAMETLALVISSAILTLLIGIPLGILAARNDIVDRIIRPVLDLMQTMPSFVYLIPAVIFFGLGNVPGMIATVIFAMPPAIRLTSLGIRQIPNELIEVSDSFGATSNQKLIKVQLPVALPTIMAGVNQCIMLALSMTVIASMIGAGGLGLNVLIGIQRVDIGGGFEAGLAIVIIAIILDRITQNLVKS, from the coding sequence ATGATGGTCCCGAAGATTCCTATAGGAGAATTCATTGAGATACTTGTGGACTGGATCGATACGAACTTAGGATGGCTCCTTGACGGTATCAGTGCCGGGCTGGATTTTTTTGTAAGCGGATTCCAGGATATCCTTCTTTTGATACCGGCCCCCGTGTTGATCCTCATCATTGCTGCGATCGTATGGTTCGTCACAAAAAAAGACATTAAGATAGTCATACTTACGGCGTTAGGCCTTTTACTCGTGTGGAACCTGCAATTATGGCCTGAGGCAATGGAAACGCTTGCCCTCGTCATATCGTCGGCGATCCTCACCCTCCTGATAGGTATACCTCTCGGCATCCTTGCCGCACGGAACGATATAGTGGACAGGATAATTCGGCCGGTGCTTGATTTAATGCAGACCATGCCGTCATTCGTCTATCTTATCCCCGCGGTCATATTCTTCGGCCTCGGTAACGTGCCCGGCATGATCGCGACCGTGATATTCGCGATGCCGCCCGCGATCCGCCTCACAAGCTTGGGCATTCGCCAGATACCGAATGAACTGATCGAAGTATCGGACTCGTTCGGCGCTACGTCAAACCAGAAGCTGATAAAAGTACAGCTTCCAGTGGCGCTGCCGACGATAATGGCGGGCGTCAACCAGTGTATCATGCTTGCGCTTTCAATGACTGTAATTGCCTCCATGATAGGTGCGGGAGGCCTTGGGCTGAACGTACTTATCGGCATACAGAGAGTAGACATCGGTGGCGGCTTTGAAGCAGGGCTGGCCATCGTCATCATCGCTATCATACTTGACCGGATAACACAAAATCTGGTCAAGTCATGA
- a CDS encoding glycine betaine ABC transporter substrate-binding protein, whose amino-acid sequence MAVLLAGCVGQGAEEQTTKGKVTIGYVLWDSEIASTNVLKQVYEQAGYEVELKAVDAGPLYQAVANGDVDCTVSAWLPSTQANYWEKYGKDIDLVRHNLDGAKVGLVVPSYVTIDSIAEMNDVKDKFNGKITGIEPGAGIMSKTEEAIGEYGLDYQIMPSSSAGMAAELSKAYKNNEWIVVTGWTPHWKFARFDLKYLEDPEGIYGGEEFVGTLARKGLKDDKPGVYAILEQFYWTTADMESVMLDIEEGTSEEDAAKKWVDANQDKVKAWIGE is encoded by the coding sequence ATGGCGGTCCTGTTAGCGGGATGCGTAGGCCAGGGCGCCGAGGAGCAAACAACAAAAGGTAAAGTTACTATTGGATACGTTCTGTGGGATTCAGAGATAGCCAGCACAAATGTCCTTAAACAGGTCTATGAACAGGCTGGCTATGAGGTGGAGCTTAAGGCAGTGGATGCAGGTCCGCTGTACCAGGCCGTTGCGAACGGCGACGTCGACTGTACTGTCTCTGCATGGCTGCCGTCCACCCAGGCTAATTACTGGGAAAAATACGGCAAAGACATCGACCTCGTCAGGCACAATCTTGACGGGGCCAAGGTAGGCCTTGTGGTTCCATCCTATGTTACGATCGACTCGATCGCTGAAATGAACGATGTCAAAGACAAGTTCAATGGCAAGATAACAGGTATAGAGCCCGGCGCGGGCATCATGTCTAAAACAGAAGAGGCTATAGGCGAATACGGCCTTGACTACCAGATAATGCCCAGCAGCAGCGCAGGCATGGCCGCCGAGCTTAGTAAGGCGTACAAGAACAATGAGTGGATCGTTGTGACCGGCTGGACGCCGCACTGGAAGTTCGCCCGATTTGACCTTAAATACCTTGAAGACCCCGAGGGGATCTATGGCGGCGAGGAATTCGTCGGAACCCTTGCACGTAAGGGACTTAAGGACGATAAGCCGGGAGTTTACGCCATTCTTGAACAGTTCTACTGGACTACCGCAGACATGGAGTCCGTCATGCTGGACATAGAGGAAGGCACGTCTGAGGAAGACGCGGCAAAGAAGTGGGTCGACGCTAACCAGGATAAAGTAAAAGCGTGGATCGGAGAATAA
- a CDS encoding alanyl-tRNA editing protein — protein sequence MAEWQAEVKEIIEKDEKFLIILSETAFYPGGGGQPADSGNIDGIAVEEVYEKDGEIYHVLNRKPQNRIVKCAIDIVRRRDLTQQHTGQHILSSVFDLYGGETSSFHLGDDEVSIDISLSDISGELLKTIEDKANGYIYRDLIVKAHFVSPEGASDFPLRKAPPRDDVIRIVEIDNIDFSPCCGTHVTRTGEVGIIKVLKAEKMRNQTRIYFKCGMRALRDYQDKHAIVSALSRLYRTSEGEIPARSESMMAQLKSLQKELSDLKEKTLALEAKGIAGLARSKVIRMDLEDKKADEISLLAKYILQNGDFILVLSSIPDKRLLFAHSGAFVINCGKVFKDHLAEFKGKGGGSDKWANAGFNDVNDMKNFAEFLNGLASSLSIHDDKKDIAS from the coding sequence ATGGCTGAGTGGCAGGCAGAGGTAAAAGAGATTATCGAAAAGGATGAAAAATTTCTTATCATCCTGTCAGAAACCGCCTTCTATCCGGGGGGCGGCGGACAGCCAGCGGACAGCGGGAACATCGACGGCATAGCGGTCGAAGAAGTCTATGAAAAAGACGGCGAGATATATCATGTTTTAAACAGGAAGCCGCAAAACCGGATCGTTAAATGCGCCATAGACATTGTGCGAAGGCGGGACCTGACTCAGCAGCATACGGGCCAGCATATACTATCATCGGTCTTTGATCTTTACGGCGGGGAGACTTCAAGTTTCCATCTGGGGGATGATGAGGTTTCCATTGATATCTCTCTGTCCGACATTTCCGGAGAACTCTTAAAAACGATAGAGGACAAGGCGAATGGATACATTTACCGGGACCTGATCGTAAAAGCCCATTTCGTATCTCCCGAGGGAGCCAGTGATTTCCCTCTTCGCAAGGCTCCTCCCAGGGATGATGTCATCAGGATAGTGGAGATAGACAACATTGATTTCTCTCCCTGCTGCGGCACACATGTTACAAGGACCGGGGAAGTGGGTATCATAAAAGTCCTGAAGGCTGAAAAGATGCGGAACCAGACCCGTATCTATTTTAAATGCGGAATGAGGGCGCTCCGGGACTACCAGGATAAACATGCGATAGTGTCGGCACTGTCCAGGCTATATCGCACGTCAGAGGGCGAGATACCGGCGAGGAGCGAGTCTATGATGGCACAGCTAAAAAGCCTGCAGAAGGAGCTTTCTGATCTAAAGGAAAAAACGCTTGCCCTGGAAGCAAAGGGGATCGCCGGTTTAGCGAGATCAAAAGTCATCCGTATGGATCTCGAGGATAAAAAAGCCGACGAGATCAGCCTTCTTGCAAAATATATACTTCAGAACGGCGATTTTATACTTGTGCTATCATCCATCCCTGATAAAAGGCTGCTATTCGCTCATAGCGGAGCATTCGTAATTAATTGCGGTAAGGTATTCAAGGATCATCTCGCCGAATTTAAGGGAAAGGGCGGCGGTAGCGATAAATGGGCTAACGCAGGATTCAATGATGTAAACGATATGAAAAATTTCGCAGAATTTTTAAATGGCCTTGCATCCAGTCTTAGTATACATGATGACAAAAAAGACATAGCAAGTTAA
- a CDS encoding carboxymuconolactone decarboxylase family protein has product MTGERYERGKEILDRINPEGIGRIINELKDIAPDMADFVIEFPYGDIYSRPGLDLKTRELVTISALVALGAIPQLRSHITGALNAGCARQEIVEVIIQMAVYAGFPAALNAMYAAKDVFKEIDEKEKKK; this is encoded by the coding sequence ATGACCGGTGAACGATACGAGCGCGGGAAAGAGATACTTGACAGGATCAACCCTGAAGGTATAGGCAGGATCATAAACGAACTGAAAGATATCGCACCTGACATGGCAGACTTCGTCATAGAATTTCCCTATGGTGACATTTATAGCCGCCCGGGACTGGACCTTAAGACAAGAGAGCTCGTTACGATCTCTGCCCTTGTAGCTTTGGGTGCTATACCTCAATTAAGATCGCATATAACCGGCGCTTTGAATGCCGGATGCGCCAGGCAGGAGATCGTGGAAGTGATAATCCAGATGGCTGTGTATGCAGGTTTCCCGGCGGCGCTGAACGCGATGTATGCGGCAAAAGACGTGTTCAAAGAAATTGATGAAAAGGAAAAGAAAAAATAA
- a CDS encoding sensor histidine kinase produces MSRYKMRSYLTDNDYENKTKEQLLIEIYGLLDTLEELKRIVDELTSEFHKGNYSLNDLLVDHEGTVESLRQANRALEALSKCDAALVHATEERALLDEICRIIVEVGGYRLAWIGLIEDGGNVRPAARAGYDDGYLDNVRVTINDTDRGRGPFGTSIRTKEPCISRNILTDPKFLPWRAEAIKRGYASAISLPMIENGEPLGALAIYSERPDAFDTKELELLKELADNLTYGIISLRARILHKQAKEKLRKAYDELENKVRERTAELLDTNEKLKTEIASKIMAEETLGFERAQLLSIFDSIDEVIYVSDPETYEILYSNKAMKEQFGKELTGGICYREIQGRDSPCEFCSNEIILQNKGEPYQWEFHNSIVNKDYLIVDRMIKWPDGRSVRFEMAKDITDRKRTEEELLKAKFDAELYVDLMGHDINNMNQISMGYLELAQDILDLEGKLETDNSLLIDKPLEMLRNSSELIDNIRKVQNERAGVYKPEVIDLDRILKGVQAQYSGMSDRNIYVSYRPCDRCYVKANELLRDVFSNIAGNAIKHSKGDLEIHIVQKIVNEDGKDYCMVTIEDNGPGINDELKKKLFERLSQSRRSVSGKGFGLYLINMLVDDFGGRFWVEDRVHGDHSKGCKFVVMLPALGE; encoded by the coding sequence TTGAGTCGCTATAAGATGAGGTCTTATCTAACTGATAATGACTATGAGAACAAGACGAAAGAACAACTCCTCATAGAAATATACGGGCTTCTTGATACCCTGGAAGAACTGAAAAGGATCGTAGATGAACTGACCTCAGAGTTTCACAAGGGAAATTATTCACTTAATGACCTGTTAGTGGACCATGAGGGGACCGTCGAAAGCCTGCGTCAGGCAAACCGGGCGCTGGAAGCTTTATCAAAGTGTGATGCGGCATTAGTTCATGCCACAGAAGAACGCGCTCTTTTAGATGAAATTTGCCGGATCATAGTTGAAGTCGGGGGATATCGGCTGGCATGGATCGGGCTTATCGAGGATGGCGGTAATGTGCGGCCTGCGGCACGTGCAGGATATGATGATGGTTATCTGGATAACGTCCGGGTCACAATTAATGACACCGACAGGGGAAGGGGACCTTTTGGCACGTCCATCAGGACCAAAGAGCCGTGTATATCAAGAAATATCCTGACAGACCCTAAATTTTTACCGTGGCGTGCGGAGGCTATTAAAAGAGGATATGCCTCAGCTATAAGCCTCCCCATGATAGAGAACGGTGAGCCTTTAGGGGCTCTGGCGATATATTCGGAAAGGCCTGACGCTTTCGACACAAAAGAGCTGGAACTATTAAAAGAGCTTGCAGATAATCTGACCTACGGGATAATATCCTTAAGGGCAAGAATATTGCATAAGCAGGCTAAAGAAAAGCTTCGCAAAGCATACGATGAGCTTGAAAATAAAGTCCGCGAACGGACTGCCGAGCTACTGGATACCAATGAAAAGCTAAAGACCGAGATCGCCAGTAAGATCATGGCCGAAGAAACCCTGGGTTTCGAGAGAGCCCAGTTATTGTCGATATTCGATAGTATTGACGAAGTGATATATGTTTCAGACCCGGAGACCTATGAGATACTGTACTCAAATAAGGCTATGAAAGAACAATTCGGGAAAGAGCTTACAGGCGGCATATGCTACAGGGAGATACAGGGCAGGGATTCACCTTGCGAATTTTGCAGCAATGAGATAATACTTCAAAATAAGGGTGAGCCATACCAGTGGGAATTTCATAATTCAATCGTGAACAAAGATTATCTTATAGTCGACCGGATGATCAAGTGGCCGGACGGCCGCAGTGTCAGATTCGAGATGGCTAAGGATATCACTGACCGTAAACGCACTGAAGAAGAGCTGCTTAAGGCAAAGTTCGATGCCGAGCTTTATGTGGACCTTATGGGGCACGATATCAACAACATGAACCAGATCTCTATGGGATATCTTGAGCTGGCTCAGGATATTTTGGACCTTGAAGGCAAACTCGAAACCGATAATTCATTACTGATAGACAAGCCGCTGGAAATGCTAAGGAATAGTTCCGAACTTATCGATAACATTAGAAAAGTACAGAATGAAAGGGCAGGGGTATACAAGCCTGAGGTCATAGACCTTGACCGGATACTCAAGGGTGTACAGGCTCAGTATTCAGGTATGTCAGACAGGAATATCTATGTCAGTTATCGCCCCTGCGACCGATGTTATGTTAAAGCTAACGAGCTGCTCAGGGATGTTTTCTCGAACATAGCAGGAAATGCCATTAAACATTCTAAGGGTGATCTTGAGATCCATATTGTCCAAAAGATCGTTAATGAGGATGGTAAGGATTATTGTATGGTCACTATTGAGGATAACGGCCCCGGTATAAACGATGAACTAAAAAAGAAGCTGTTCGAACGCTTATCCCAGTCCAGGAGAAGCGTCTCAGGCAAAGGATTCGGCCTGTACCTGATCAATATGCTGGTGGATGATTTTGGGGGAAGGTTCTGGGTGGAGGACCGGGTCCACGGCGATCATAGCAAAGGCTGTAAATTTGTCGTGATGTTGCCGGCTCTGGGTGAATAG
- a CDS encoding PAS domain S-box protein: protein MLKDTSQPFAAAYTDGLLFDCNSAFCELIGYDNQELKKINLCKDLTPVEWQDIEAKIIEKNLCDKKPVKYEKEYFKKDGTRIPVELNFHTIFDGSGDPLYHYAFFTDLTAYKNTVKALRDGEELFRILAETSSTGICLHQDGKLLYVNPAAEKICGYKKEDLDNMSFYDIISPEYGKILSDRRSDKLAGKDVSSGYEIKFVTRDGKEKWAFIKIGDIEFKGKPATIVTGLDITQHKKMEDDLSRSEERYRLLAENAEDFIFIIDRRLYVKYLNRSAAAALGMGQEEAIDKPLKSLFPGQTFQHMKKGLCTVFGTGRPYKSEHVHDFYTREYWLHVKLAPIFDKHGNVTCVMGISRDITDIKKTEEELRKSEANLLKAQKIARIGSWEWDLRNNRFTWSDEMYNISGIRPGTEISYEMIMSLLNPEYVMYVKNSIDDFLMNGKLTTIEGSMMHPDGTERMIYNECEPVYDDNGHPVRLIGISQDITERKKAEKALVDAKMQAELYVDLMSHDISNMNQISMGFLELALNIMELECNIGEDDRVLLEKSLEAMKNSTKIIDNVKKIQREKNGEYEPEVIDLCNIVEKTISQYSNIPERDINIKYSSDNGSCVLANELLADVFSNIIGNSIKHSTGPINISVKTSLVTEHNKKYCMVIIEDDGPGIHDELKDRLFTRLKKEKGRVSGRGMGLFLVKTLVDDFKGKIFVEDRVPGDHKKGSRFIVMIPAVDP, encoded by the coding sequence GTGCTAAAGGACACATCACAGCCATTTGCAGCTGCGTACACAGACGGTCTTTTATTCGATTGCAACAGTGCATTTTGTGAATTGATCGGTTATGATAATCAAGAATTGAAAAAAATAAACTTATGTAAAGATCTGACACCAGTGGAGTGGCAGGATATAGAAGCAAAGATCATAGAAAAAAACCTCTGTGATAAGAAACCTGTAAAATATGAAAAGGAATATTTTAAAAAAGATGGCACCCGTATCCCTGTAGAGTTAAACTTTCATACAATATTTGACGGATCCGGCGATCCGTTATATCATTATGCATTTTTTACCGATCTTACGGCATACAAAAATACAGTTAAGGCATTAAGAGATGGAGAAGAATTGTTCCGCATTTTAGCCGAAACATCATCGACCGGGATATGCCTGCATCAGGATGGCAAATTATTATATGTAAATCCCGCTGCTGAAAAGATATGCGGGTACAAGAAAGAAGACCTTGACAATATGTCTTTTTATGACATCATTTCTCCTGAATATGGTAAGATCTTGAGCGATCGCCGCAGTGATAAACTGGCCGGGAAAGATGTGTCTTCAGGATATGAAATTAAATTTGTCACCCGGGACGGAAAAGAGAAATGGGCATTTATAAAGATAGGTGATATAGAATTTAAAGGTAAACCAGCGACCATAGTGACTGGACTGGATATTACACAGCATAAAAAAATGGAAGATGATTTAAGTCGCAGCGAAGAACGATACCGGCTTCTGGCCGAGAACGCTGAGGATTTTATTTTTATCATTGACAGGAGACTGTATGTAAAATATTTGAACCGTTCCGCGGCGGCCGCGCTGGGTATGGGCCAGGAAGAAGCCATAGATAAACCTCTGAAAAGCTTGTTTCCCGGCCAGACATTTCAACATATGAAAAAAGGGTTGTGTACGGTCTTCGGAACTGGCAGGCCGTATAAATCGGAGCATGTGCATGATTTCTATACGAGGGAATACTGGCTTCATGTAAAACTTGCCCCTATCTTCGATAAACATGGCAACGTGACATGCGTTATGGGTATTTCCAGGGACATCACGGATATTAAAAAGACGGAAGAAGAATTACGCAAGAGCGAGGCGAACTTGCTTAAAGCCCAGAAAATAGCCCGCATAGGAAGCTGGGAGTGGGATTTAAGAAATAACCGGTTCACATGGTCGGATGAAATGTATAATATATCAGGTATCAGGCCCGGTACCGAGATATCTTATGAAATGATAATGAGTCTTCTCAATCCTGAATATGTGATGTATGTCAAAAACTCTATCGATGATTTTCTCATGAACGGAAAACTAACGACAATAGAGGGTAGTATGATGCACCCTGACGGTACTGAAAGGATGATCTATAATGAATGCGAGCCCGTTTATGATGATAATGGCCATCCTGTCAGACTGATAGGAATATCGCAGGATATCACTGAAAGGAAAAAGGCCGAAAAAGCATTGGTAGATGCCAAAATGCAGGCAGAGCTATATGTCGATCTGATGAGCCACGATATCAGCAATATGAACCAGATCTCCATGGGATTTCTTGAGCTCGCCCTGAACATCATGGAACTGGAATGCAATATCGGGGAAGATGATCGCGTGTTACTGGAAAAATCCTTAGAGGCTATGAAAAACAGCACGAAGATCATCGATAACGTTAAAAAGATACAGAGGGAGAAAAACGGGGAATATGAGCCCGAAGTTATCGACCTTTGTAATATCGTGGAAAAAACGATTTCCCAATACTCGAATATACCGGAAAGGGACATCAACATAAAATATTCTTCGGATAATGGCTCATGTGTCCTTGCTAATGAGCTGCTTGCCGACGTCTTTAGCAATATTATCGGAAATTCTATAAAACATTCGACCGGTCCAATAAATATTTCCGTAAAAACTTCTCTCGTGACGGAACATAATAAAAAATACTGTATGGTCATAATAGAGGATGACGGGCCCGGTATTCATGATGAATTAAAGGACAGGCTCTTCACGAGACTAAAAAAGGAAAAAGGCAGAGTAAGCGGCAGAGGTATGGGATTGTTCCTGGTAAAGACGCTGGTCGATGACTTTAAGGGAAAAATATTTGTCGAGGATAGAGTACCCGGTGACCATAAAAAAGGCAGCAGGTTTATTGTTATGATACCGGCTGTAGATCCATGA
- a CDS encoding Chromate resistance protein ChrB, with protein MSGNKWLLLLSQTPSSLSSLRVGVWRRMRAKGAVSLQNGAWALPDSPKNGQFAKDTASFIRSEGGNAFVFIVTSAEDDENRSITDMFRNNIDEEYIELISRCRDLRSELEKETRQKKFTFAELDENEEDLQKLTGWLRKIRSRDFFKGLKADDADKELERCRKDLEAFEQEVYRAEGLDNV; from the coding sequence ATGTCGGGCAACAAATGGTTATTACTTCTCTCACAAACGCCGTCATCTCTCTCGAGCTTGAGAGTCGGCGTATGGCGCCGCATGCGCGCGAAAGGCGCGGTAAGCCTTCAGAACGGGGCATGGGCCCTGCCGGACTCGCCAAAGAACGGGCAGTTCGCGAAAGATACTGCATCGTTCATAAGGTCGGAAGGCGGCAATGCCTTTGTCTTTATTGTCACATCCGCGGAAGATGATGAAAACCGATCCATAACAGATATGTTCCGGAATAATATCGACGAGGAATATATCGAATTAATAAGCCGCTGTCGAGATCTTCGTTCAGAGCTTGAGAAGGAGACTCGACAGAAAAAGTTCACATTCGCCGAGCTTGACGAAAATGAGGAAGACCTGCAAAAGCTGACAGGCTGGCTTAGAAAGATCCGCTCACGTGATTTCTTTAAGGGCCTTAAGGCGGACGATGCTGATAAAGAACTTGAACGCTGCCGGAAAGACCTGGAGGCCTTTGAGCAGGAAGTATACAGGGCTGAAGGGCTGGACAATGTCTGA
- a CDS encoding MFS transporter has protein sequence MLIKNLNAAGKTWRPLSRKYTGLKGWTMSDAGKMFLNIPRSRLMVYLLILSLAGFVTSFGAHIIAVNLPSYAKMAGTGFFGIGVLIAIYDLAEVIAKPVFGFVADKKGMKVTMIAGLLVFSLSSLLYIVLDPALLILVRLLQGIGAAAFSVASMALVAEYFKNDLEGPMGIYNAIKGLGYVISPVVGGAIVLYSDFSYLFVACFFVGIAVMFVGLFIKRDSGNKKFDDDDDDDIMRFIGSFKDSRFLPWYLVTMVNMMLMAILFGFLPVYLNVSGFDPLMAGSVMAAVALAFLTIQPLSGVISKRLGFSRTILAGLAAEALFLMIIPFTSGWLTVIVSILDAAAIGVIWTLGAVAVAKAAYEGEMGLAMGNLGSYKEIGDMAGPLAIGLISQFISLTAGFVLCGMLGLAVLAPLILGSLRSRTISITKIAR, from the coding sequence ATGCTGATAAAGAACTTGAACGCTGCCGGAAAGACCTGGAGGCCTTTGAGCAGGAAGTATACAGGGCTGAAGGGCTGGACAATGTCTGACGCCGGTAAAATGTTCTTGAATATCCCGAGATCAAGGCTTATGGTCTATCTCCTGATATTGAGCCTTGCAGGTTTCGTGACGTCTTTTGGCGCCCATATAATAGCAGTCAACCTCCCCTCATATGCAAAAATGGCAGGTACGGGATTTTTCGGGATCGGCGTGCTCATCGCGATATATGATCTTGCGGAGGTCATAGCGAAACCGGTGTTCGGGTTCGTGGCCGATAAAAAAGGCATGAAAGTGACGATGATCGCCGGCCTTCTGGTGTTCTCTTTATCGTCCCTTTTGTACATTGTACTGGACCCGGCGTTGCTTATACTGGTAAGATTATTGCAGGGTATCGGTGCTGCCGCGTTTTCCGTAGCTTCAATGGCTCTTGTGGCAGAATATTTCAAGAATGACCTTGAAGGACCTATGGGCATATACAATGCAATAAAAGGCCTGGGATACGTTATCAGCCCGGTGGTAGGCGGCGCCATTGTGCTCTATTCGGATTTTTCATATTTATTCGTGGCATGTTTCTTTGTAGGGATCGCGGTCATGTTCGTGGGGTTATTTATCAAAAGAGACTCGGGGAACAAAAAGTTCGATGACGATGACGACGATGATATTATGCGCTTTATCGGGTCGTTCAAGGATTCCAGGTTCTTGCCGTGGTATCTTGTCACCATGGTAAATATGATGCTAATGGCCATACTATTCGGGTTTTTACCGGTATACCTGAATGTTTCGGGTTTCGATCCGCTGATGGCAGGATCCGTAATGGCCGCCGTTGCCTTAGCGTTCCTGACGATACAGCCCCTTTCAGGAGTAATCTCAAAAAGACTGGGTTTTTCAAGGACCATACTGGCAGGCCTGGCTGCAGAGGCGCTATTTTTGATGATCATACCATTTACTTCGGGATGGCTAACAGTAATTGTATCGATCCTGGATGCGGCAGCAATAGGAGTCATATGGACGCTTGGCGCGGTCGCAGTAGCTAAAGCGGCATATGAGGGAGAAATGGGTCTTGCGATGGGTAATCTCGGGTCTTATAAAGAGATAGGAGATATGGCAGGCCCGCTGGCCATCGGGTTAATATCCCAGTTCATATCACTGACCGCAGGTTTTGTTTTATGCGGTATGCTGGGCCTGGCAGTGCTGGCGCCGCTTATCCTGGGATCCTTAAGGTCGAGGACAATAAGCATAACGAAGATAGCCAGGTAA